The window agtcccgggctattgagccacagctgtgaagcttttgtaaggcctactactgcatccttttattaaacactccttttataacttttaagggagttttgctttctttattttaaaccgtctcctgggcttcaaataaacgaacatttcttacagttcCCTCCTccaataaaggctcaaacatgtaaggttggatgccaatagcctccatggttcatctctcacagtttagcaaacttcacttactcCTGTgagctctgaggcagccatggattgctccttgtaaaccagccaatcagagcatttaattatttaaatgagcccacagataaggcaattcagcttgctTCActctaggaccaaatcatagggttgtaaatgggtctgtaaaaccgcatctggacattttttggatcaactaaCGTTGCATTCTATGGCATCTTTAAAGATTTTTTCTCTATCACAAAAACCGAATAGGCTGGAGAAGATAATAGGAGCAAGTCAGTCACAAACTTTTAACAAGCGCACAGTCCTGATACCAAGCTCAAACCAAAAAAGACAACGTCGAAAAGCTTAGTTTTTGTTGCCAGCACAAACAAGTAATCAATACATTTGTGATATTGCTGCAATGTAGCTTCCTGCCACCAGCGGCAGCACTTccaatagcctcgttgcacggtaaccgtaaattctacttccgctgttactgtatgcgcttctaaacttccggtgtgatatcggtgaacgtcaaacatggcgagtttctacactagatgcctgcaggatctcccaaacatttccatctcagatgtccaccgacttgttcggatgggcagttctacaccgaagagcaaacgtgataagggatacaaaatgtacctatccagttatatcgacaattatgaaggtaagttgtaactatggcacaatattattgtagctacatagctaacattagcgcttacatagtgatattactgtggtaatagctttacttacttttataatttaacgtggtctttgctcgacttttcaatgttagaaagatataagattattgttttgtataaaataacatgtatgatgttgaattcccacagtttcaaataaagatcCAGCAGGGAGAGTGAGCGTCAGGGCTGTTTGTTTCCGAATGCTGTCATCCGACGCTGTCAGACGATGTAACCCAAACCTCTGCCGCAGGTGTAGCCCCTCGATCTGCTGTTCCAgctccaaaatcctccgacgcaaggcttcgttgtcctcaaccaagtcacttgctcgtatcaccgtttgtggcaacaccgagtagtcgtggtcagtagctacagccgcgatttccatctcgttgtcagagacatcgggactctccacatctggccgcgggcgcctctcccaaacactcggtctaggtgccgatagctcaaacccgttccaagaaaacagaacagggactgatcccttttggagttttcttagtcccccggctgtcacgacaaaatctgtgcttttaaagtgcctactgcagacctttgaatgtttcgtcggactgaaattatcccttcggattctcctcagccactcggcccgtaccgccgggtcaacgggaaatgaatgaaaggaaagtagcttattgtacctcgaagaattcgtacactgaggtacacaacagtgcagtgccgatgtccccaccctttgaaaggtcagtcgtctttcttttattgtgaacacactcattgtacacttctaaatagtaaaagccggttaccggtatccagctgtcaaacgctatcataacacggaagtgtttgaccggaagtttagacgcgcatacaagtaacagcggaagtagaatttacggttaccgtgcaacgaggctataaGCAACGCTAAAGTGATTACGTCAGAAAGAATGTAGTTGAAATGCGACTTCAGTGACTTAAGCGGGAGCATTACTCATGTTACGACAATCATGGATCAACACTTTAtttgtcaaaaagaaaaacccacatgATTATGGTAGTGACCTGACAGAACAAGTGCGTCAGTGTTTTGTCATTAAATGttcaaaaggaaaatgtttaaactgAGATAACAGAAAAGTAGAATGTGATCATGAACAGCAGTGCAACTCCAACACAATCTGTATGCCGTCTAGGGTTGTCAAAATTGCTCAAAAATGACGTTTGAATATTCCCTCGAATATCTGTATTCGCACATTACGTCAATGACGCGCATTGCGTCAATAACAGGACAAACTAATACAACGAGACATAACTACTTGTATACATGGGCATCGCCACAATATAATTTGGGGGGGACACGTCCCcctcactttaaaaaacaaagtccCTCGTCGTTTGGAACACCtcacatttgccatcaaaaatattATTGCATGACTGCATTTTAGTCCAGCGTTCTTTTCATTGCTTTACAATGaaatccgttccactttatCATAGGGGGAATACCCATATCAATAAATCCACTCCGCGTTTTCCTAGTTTCCTACACGCAGTCGCATCACGCACAACAAGCCTATGTTGAGAGTCAGATCAACACAGACAAACTTCAGCAACAGTCAGTCAAAATGCCCAGCTTTTGCTAGCTTTTTTCCTAGATACACATTTTACGTTTCCTCATAACTTGTATGAGAtattttgttgcatgacattaatgtagggctatatgttgcctcaTTTGTTTCTAATTCActcagtttttttaaaatcctcatcttttgctctcattaaatagagaataaagtgccaaaaaagttgacagtgtcagtcctctgtgtattacactagaacaggggttttcaaccggtggtccgcggacccctggtggtccgcggcggcattgcatgtggtccgtgacaagagcctatgttgatcagttcaccattgtttttttttaatataaattcgctttgatatttcaacacatttccagaataccgttacatatcgtgaaaaatatgtttaaaataatataaaggaaattcaagctgacagaatgtagccttgcgcctatccagtctatggtagcctgtgattcgctaatggtaatgagttgcgtcgctaacctcacttattattcattacgtacagtcttgcgagcaaagttgacacacatttataagcatagccgacgagagtattttaagataggttgtagtacagcaaacatttgttacatatgtactagtctagctatatatctagcaccaatggatcgttttgtagtgaggaaagtgccagagggacaggctgccatgacagagggtcaggctgccacgacagagggacaggccgccacgatagggcaaggacaggcttccgaagcgtcaacttcgcaaaaaagacgaaaaagaaaatacaatgaggaatatgttaaatatggattcacagtgacgacagacagagcaggagaggaggtaccactgtgtttcgtatgttcaacaattctctgtaatgaagctatgaagccgtcgaaacttacgcggcatatggagacgcatcacgtccacttgaaggccaaacccgttgagtacatgcaacagatgttgcgtgatttcaaaggacagcaggctaccatgaggaagagtgcaaaaataaatgaaaacgcactgaaagcatcgtatctggtcgctctcagggttgcaaaaagtaagaagccccataccattgcagagcagcttatattgccagcagccatagatatgtgcagagctatggtaagcgaagaatgtgccaacaaattaaaaactattccgttgtcagacaacacaatcggaagacgaattggggaaatggcaaatgatgtcaaagaccagctgatggcaaaacttcagacagttctgttttcccttcaaatcgacgagacgacagatgttactaatgatgcgcaactgttaacatttgtgcgatacgaggacagtggcactatgtgcgaggaatttcttttttgcaaaccactgcccgggcgaactaccggtgtagaaatatttaaagcactggacgattttttcacggagcacaatatctcgtggcagaggtgcgttgcattatgcagcgatggggcccgagccatgagtggcagcaagactggactgtttgcgcatgtaaggagggtggctccgggggtaatttggacacactgcctgattcatagagaggctctcgcctccaaagatctcagtgttgagctcagtggtgtgtttgatgtcgttgtcaagacggtcaacttcataaaacgaaacgcattgaatacacgcctgttttcatccctatgccatgacttgggaagtgaacacagctctctcctttatcattcagaggtgcgttggctgtctcgcggcgctgtgctcgcccgtgtgtttgaactatgcggagctatctacgagttcttgtgcgagaagcattctgatctggcttccaatttcaacgatagttactggttaactaagctggcgtacctcacagatgtttttgcagagctgaacaagttgaacagctccatgcaagggagagatgcaaacgtcatgcagctctacgagaagctcgacgcatttgtgaaaaaaatgtcaaagtggatcgaacgagtggagagcaataacttggcgatgtttccttcagttgaggaataccctgacagcactgacatcaacgacactatatgtgagcatttgaggaagcttgtgcgtcaattcgcaaagtacttcactgattcggaagagtggcgccgtgacagcaagtggatcctgctcccattcagtgacgatgcatcagtagggtcaagtctgacggctgtggaagaggataagctgattgagatgtccacagactctgtcaggaggcatatgtacgacacacagccccttgttaaattctggataagttgccagacagaatttccacagcttgctgcaaaagcaatgaggtgtcttttgccctttccaaccacatacctgtgtgagagtggtttttctacactggcgtacttaaagaataagtacagggctaggcttgatccagagaatgacatgagactgtctctgtctaccatttcgccacgaatagacaggctgtgtggacttcaccacgcccagatatcacactgacaggtaggcctaattctcccatgttttcactgttacgaccctggcgggtttaggccccgccctgtgttaatggtaagcctgttctctctccctgcttttctcaatctctctctgcttttctcaatctctctgtctctacagcaggtgattggtgacaggtctgtcctggctgggttataaaagccctgaccagccagcagttgaggctgccttggtcttcatttgttggattttggttctccggtgttgttggatttttgttctccgttgttgttttgtcacacacctagactgactttgcatgacatttttagttacttttcccaatactgaattgcacaacactttattattctttattctttctttaaaataatctttaatttaatttaatttaataaatctacttttattattataaaatctgcgtggcctctctttcatgtttcatgcattgagctatgcatgtaacaccaaatacacacgcgcacgcgcaggcacatcagtgggccgcggattgctttctagtccgaatggtggtccctgggacaaaaccagttgaaaacccctgcactagaacataatagtagtcagtaattgcagaccatgccagctccaaggaaaaacaatgaaagatgGAGATCATATTCAATCTACAAACATGATcaaatgcaccagaatgcagGAAATTGCATCTActtctttgaaaatgttctgGGGGAGGACCCCCAGACCCTCTGCTaaaatgtgtcccccccacATTCAAAATGCTGCTGACGCCCTTGCTTGTATAGGTAGTTAATTTAAgtttaaacatatttgacaACAACAGTATTTCCAGACAGGGCTTTTTAGATTTCTTGGGGTTAAAATCCCTTTCTCTGCTGCGGTCGAGTTGGGCTTCCATCGTAAGTCAACTTTCAGCAGTGACTCTGTGCCAGACAGTGCGACTCCTGTGACCTGTCCCTGACCCTTCAGGCAGCGCGCCCACTCGCAAAGCAGACAGCCGCGCCGCTGCTGAAGCGGGTGTGTTTTTCCACATTCGATTATTAATTTTCACCTTcgaatgtctgtttttaaaaactattcGATATATATTCAAATTTAGAATATTCGTTGACAGCCCTAATGCCGTCACAGACTAAATTAAGCGATTCACTGGATGAAAACAGAATATCTCTTCAGTGATGAGGTACCTATCTCGTTCGCTTCATTCACATATCATTATCCACTCCTACTTGAGAAAAGCTCTACCTTCCTCCCGTGTGCTGAAGTGTACAAAATGCAGATACTCACCCTGGGGCAGGAGCATATAATTTCCTGTCACATTTCCCTGGCCATGAATATATGGATGCAATTGTATAGGCTGTGACAATGTATAGAGATGTTCAATATGGAGTTTTTTTTACTACGACAAAATGACAAACTATCAATAAACGCACCTGCCTCAGTTTAAGATTTAACACACTATGTGAAATCATTCCCTGATCACTAATGTTTTGAGATATATACTCTATGGATACttaagatttaaagaaaaaagtttaataaaacaaatgaacacaacaatatatttccttttaaacCTAGAATTGTGGTTTGTCtaaagaaagtgtgtttttgtttcagtgtgtgacagagagcATTTGAGGTGGACCGGCCACATAGCAGGAACTATCATAGCCTGCTACAGtaatacatttctttggatcattgcgtcctcccccctctctccctctctccctatGCGTTTGTTAAATCACAGAAGTTATGTTCTAGATGTCCTGTTTCTCTTATCACCTGTGCTACAACCAGCAACCAGACAGCTCAATTGTCCCCCTTGGTTATCAGTATTTAACACGGGGGAAGGTACAAGATGCATGCCGTTCAGAATTACCTGTGAGGACATCTGAAAGGcttgcatttgtgggaggagaaGTCAAATTTAACCAAAAGATTTTGAGGATAAATGGACTCGTAAATGGGCCATATCATGCAAAtgtttaggttcatatttgtaccttgtgcctctactgtaacatgtttccatgctttaatgctcagaaaggtctttctttttcagcacctctttgaaaccagagcccagtctgccctgattggttagctggccggctctgttgtgattagtcaacgTGTTAGAGAATTCCCGCCCCTGAGCCTTTCAGGTACAATATGTTcgagcactagccaatagaagcgcaagtgttacgtagtgatgtcactatgttacgcaagtaaacaaaggagtccaatagaggcgttttaaggcagggggggagtgtgtgagagaaactccctctggtgggaacgcagggatttaagcctttgcagaccatttaaatgaacaaaactCTATCTAAAACAGTAGAGGATAGGGAAAACTcccaaaagcatgatagggcccaTATAAGAACACCATGTCAgaatttttttaatacatttttacttcaggATCAATTTCATaaagtgtcagtgtttgcaaatgatttgaaaaagaaaggatTACAAAGATTATTTACGGAAATGTGAAGGCATATagaacaagcacacacacacctatactTTCACACAGAAACTTCTTCACAAAAGTAGTTTTTTCAAAGTCCTCCTCGAACTGCATCAATATGCATACATGACTGTCAGTGGAAGGACTTTGATCTGCTAATAGTCGACACAAGCGCAACAAGAAGATTTGGCAGAGCCCCAGCCGCTGACATAACACAGAAGTTAATCTGGTGAGAGTTTGGGAGGTGGGCAGGTCAAACACATAGCTCTGTCTGCGTTACCATGGCATCCACAGAAACAAGAGCGAAGCCCCTCATGTCTCGCTCAGTAATGAAGGCATTCATCACTGCAGTGACATCTAACAAGGAGTCGATTTACCTCAGCCCAAACACAGACATCAGCACGCACAGAAGAAACTGCATTAGCTATTTTTGTCCTACAATAGAATTCTTTGTTTCATGGTTTTAATCTTCTTTACAGCCTTTAGCAAAGACAATAAAACCCAACATGTAGAGCTTTCCAAAGTGCTGTACATACTTCATATTGTAGTACAAAATACAGGCCAAGTGTAATTTGGAGCAATGTAACCAAGCAGATACTCcgggaaaaaaacagctgtcaGTTTGACATGGCAAGCATATTGCGACTTGAGAAACTTCAAACAGAATGACAAACAACACGCACTACATGACAGCATTGGAAGGAATCCATCTCTCAGTTGATTGATTGTGTTGTTGGTTTGAATTTGTTGTTAGTGTGCTTCCCTGCTCATTTAAATTTGTTTATGTCAATGTTTCTCCAATACATACTTTAGCTACAGTATAGGGATATCATTGCTAGTCACTACTTACTATGATTTATttggatgaataaaaaaagtgattGTGCACTGTGATAAACAAGGATGCTTTGTTTCTCCATCGACTCAACAAGCATCAGAGACACCAGAGGTCAGGTGGAAAAGATGCTGACGTTATCgattaaaatataatgaaattaaaatcatACAATAGTT of the Eleginops maclovinus isolate JMC-PN-2008 ecotype Puerto Natales chromosome 4, JC_Emac_rtc_rv5, whole genome shotgun sequence genome contains:
- the LOC134862817 gene encoding protein FAM200A-like, which translates into the protein MVACDSLMVMSCVANLTYYSLRTVLRAKLTHIYKHSRREYFKIGCSTANICYICTSLAIYLAPMDRFVVRKVPEGQAAMTEGQAATTEGQAATIGQGQASEASTSQKRRKRKYNEEYVKYGFTVTTDRAGEEVPLCFVCSTILCNEAMKPSKLTRHMETHHVHLKAKPVEYMQQMLRDFKGQQATMRKSAKINENALKASYLVALRVAKSKKPHTIAEQLILPAAIDMCRAMVSEECANKLKTIPLSDNTIGRRIGEMANDVKDQLMAKLQTVLFSLQIDETTDVTNDAQLLTFVRYEDSGTMCEEFLFCKPLPGRTTGVEIFKALDDFFTEHNISWQRCVALCSDGARAMSGSKTGLFAHVRRVAPGVIWTHCLIHREALASKDLSVELSGVFDVVVKTVNFIKRNALNTRLFSSLCHDLGSEHSSLLYHSEVRWLSRGAVLARVFELCGAIYEFLCEKHSDLASNFNDSYWLTKLAYLTDVFAELNKLNSSMQGRDANVMQLYEKLDAFVKKMSKWIERVESNNLAMFPSVEEYPDSTDINDTICEHLRKLVRQFAKYFTDSEEWRRDSKWILLPFSDDASVGSSLTAVEEDKLIEMSTDSVRRHMYDTQPLVKFWISCQTEFPQLAAKAMRCLLPFPTTYLCESGFSTLAYLKNKYRARLDPENDMRLSLSTISPRIDRLCGLHHAQISH